DNA from Anaerolineae bacterium:
GAAAACCCGGGGCACTTTTGGGTGATCATCCGCCGGGAACCGGCGCAACACATCTACGCCTCCATCACCAGTTTTCGCCTGGTGGCCGGTGGGGTGCTGGCCGTGGCCATCCTGCTTTCCGTGCTGATGAGCGCCGGTATCGCGCGAAACATCAACCAACCCGTGCTGGCCTTACGCCAGGCGGTGGAACGTTTCGGCCAGGGCGACCTGGACATCCAGGTCCCCGTGCAAAGCGAGAACGAAATCGCCGCCCTCACCCAGGCATTCAACCACATGGCAGCGGCCATCCGGCGCGATGTGACCCTGTTGCAACGGTTGAACCACTACGCCATCCGGGTTGCCCACCAACGCCAGATGTCTCAGGCGCTCCAACTGACCGCGCAAACCGCCGCCGCCCTGTGTCCCCAGGGCTGGGCTGGCGTGTACACTCAGGAGGACGGCCAACTCCGCGCTGGCCAGCGCCGGGGAACCGCCCCCCGGGCCGCCCCCACGCCGCCTGCCAGTCCCCGACAACCCTGCCGGACGGCTCGCCCACCTACCCGATGCCGGGGGAGCCTGGTGGCTCGCCGCACTCTGGACCCCCGATGCCACGCCAGCCTACTTCAACCGCACTGTGGCTTACATGAACCCGGGAGAGGACGACCAGGCCCGCAGCGACCTGCAGGCCTTTCTGGAGCGCACCGACGATCCCCACGCCCAGGCCCAGACCAAAGCCTTGCTCCAACAACAGAACACTCCTAAAGCACAGCCCAAGGCGGGAGCCAAAAAGCGCAGCCTTGTTCTGACTGCGCTTTTTGGCGTGAGCGCTCCTCTTTCACGGCTGCCAGTCGGCCTCGGGCAGCGGCGGCAGCCCGACGGTGAACCCGGCGCTGCCCCGAAAAGTGAAGTAGGTGATCTGCCCCGGCGCGATTTCCACCTCCTGGGCATAGGTGCGGTAATTGTAGGTGATTTCGATGGTGTAACGCCCGGCGGGCAAATCCCCCACGGTGTAGTTTTCCCGGTAATATGGATCGGGGCTCAAAAGGCCCTGGCCATAGGTGTAGGTTCGCCAGACCTTACGCAAGTGGCCGTCATCCCACACCAGATAGACTTTGTAATGGTGCAGCCACTGGCCGCCGGTGCTGCGCACCTGTCCCACCAACACCCCCCA
Protein-coding regions in this window:
- a CDS encoding HAMP domain-containing protein, which codes for MDLLPVDQQGCYLAHPDPAKRWGGPKDLDIQGGLWNDAPHQAAAILSGQPGHVRVGDEVWVYRPVYPSPEENPGHFWVIIRREPAQHIYASITSFRLVAGGVLAVAILLSVLMSAGIARNINQPVLALRQAVERFGQGDLDIQVPVQSENEIAALTQAFNHMAAAIRRDVTLLQRLNHYAIRVAHQRQMSQALQLTAQTAAALCPQGWAGVYTQEDGQLRAGQRRGTAPRAAPTPPASPRQPCRTARPPTRCRGSLVARRTLDPRCHASLLQPHCGLHEPGRGRPGPQRPAGLSGAHRRSPRPGPDQSLAPTTEHS